The following DNA comes from Lentibacillus sp. Marseille-P4043.
TAAGCATATATGGATTGACGGTCGAATCTGTTTTACACTCTAACCCACCATAAAGATCATCCGCAAAATAGTCGGATTCATTGCGCAAGTCTTCCCTGTCAAGCATCTTGAAATCAAGCCCTGCCTCCTGCTGTTGGTGTACCCACTTTTGGGCTGCTTCCAATTCAGCATCATTTTCACACACAAGAATGCTCCCAGGATTACGGTATTCAAAAGAAATCGCTAGTTCTTTATCCAATTCATGTACCAATTGTTGACTTTTTAATGACATTTGACTGTCAAACCCAGGATCCTTGTCGATCGCCAATATATTCCCATCGCATCTAGACGATGTTCCACTAGCCAATTCTTTTTTTTCCAGGACAGTTATATCTAACCCCGCCTTGGAACAATAGTAGGAAATCGCTGCTCCCATAATCCCTCCACCGATTACGACAACGTCCCGATGATTGGTATTATTCATAAAAAATCCCCCTTTTTAAAAAGGCCAACCTTTTCATAATCCATATTGCAACTTTTATTCCAATTTAGGAGAATCCGTGAATTCGTCTTTTCTTAATGAAGTCTATGCTTAGTTCCCACCCTCAAATTTTGTATGTTTCCCGAAATAATTCATCCATTATTAGAAATAACATTGATTTCGTTAATTTGATGTGTCAAAATATTTTTAAAATGTATATATTTTTATACAATTAAGGAGGCTTGAGGTAATGATTTCAATTTTTCCTGGTATCGAAGAATTTTTAGATACACAATTTATCGTGTTAAACAGTAGTGAAATGACTGAGAATGAGATAGATTCAATTGCTAAATCAAACTACCCTAAACCAGTATTTTTGGTTAAGGACAATACGTTTTACCTGATCAAGTGTTCATACAAGACAAGTCAACACCTATATTTCCCATGCGGAATAATTTCAGCAAACGAAAATATTGATTACATTGTAGAAAAAGTAGCAGTATACGAGCACTTAATTGTGAAGGATCAGAAAGGAAATGTTCTAGGTTATGTGAACTCTGTAGGATTAAGTGAAAAATTGTTTAAAGCCTATCAACATTTACAGGCTTACATTTCCACCATTCTCGAAACAATCGATGAATCATGTACCGTAATCGATGATAATAAAAATGTAATAGCGTGGACAGAAGGTGCAGAACAAATTTTCTCAGTCAAACAAGAGGAGATCATAGGCAAACAAATTACAGATTTCTTCAGCCCCAAACGATTAGAAATATTAAACACACTAAAAAGCGGAACATCTGTTCATCACAGCCAGCATAAGGCCAGAGAAAACCAGGTTGTAATGATTAACTCAAATCCAGTATATTTTAAGGAAAAAATTATCGGGGCTGTTGTATCAGAAACTGACATTACCAGTCAAATCAAGCTAAACAGAGAATTATATTATGCCTCCGAAAAACTATTCCATTTAGAAAAGGAAGTAAACAAATTAACATCTACAGAGGATCCATTTATCAAAATTAGAGGGAATAGCTCTGTTTTAAAAAAGACCATTAATAAAATTAAAAAAGTAGCCGCAACTGAAACAAATATTTTAATATGTGGAGAAAGCGGTGTAGGAAAAGAACTTTTTGCCAAAGCAGTGCACACCATCCGCGAAGGCAACCAAGCACCATTCGTTGTTATTAATTGTGGTGCAATCCCGTCCGCATTGTTCGAAAGCGAAATTTTCGGCTATGAAAAAGGTGCATTTTCTGGCGCTGATCAAAAAGGAAAAAAGGGGAAAGTTGAACTTGCCAAAGGTGGAACATTGTTTCTCGATGAAATTGGTGAAATGCCACTGGATATGCAAGTAAAAATGCTACGGTTACTTCAGGAAAAAAAGTTTTATCCAGTCGGTGGAACAAAGGAAATAAAAGTAGATTTCCGTGTAGTAGCAGCAACAAACCGTGACCTTGGGGAACTTGTAAAGGGAGGTAAATTCAGGCAGGATCTTTATTATCGGTTAAATGTCGTAAGCATTGAAGTCCCACCGCTGAGAGAGCGATTGGAAGATATTATTGAATTAACACATTATTTCCTTCATGAAATATCCATTAAATACAACCGACCTATTCATGGAATATCACAGTCTGTCATGCAAGCCCTTCTCCAACACCAATGGCCAGGAAATATTAGAGAACTAAAAAATGTTGTCGAACGGCTTGTAGTCTTTTCGGAAGACGGTGAAATAAAACTAGATGATCTACCTTTCGATACAGACACATCACAAGCAACCAATGGTAATCTTGTTGCATTGTCAGCATATGATAATCGATCATTACAAGAACGGCTACAGGAATTTGAAAAAGATATTATTCTTAAAGAATTAAAAAAGGCGGACGGTAATAAATTACTATGCGCTAAAAATCTTCAAGTGACCAGAGCAACCCTTTACAATCGATTAAATAAATTAGGAGTAAAGATTTAACCCGGAAATTTGGCATTATTCTTGCATGTAAAATGATACAGACACTAATGTAGGAGTGATCCAAATGACAGAAAAAGAGATGATAGTTTGTAGATGTGAGGAAGTAACATATAAAGAGCTCATTGAAACTGCTGAAACATACAATTGTTCAGCGAGAGAATTAAAACTTCGTACCAGGGCTGGCATGGGTTATTGCGGTGGCAGAACATGCCGGAACATGGTCGATAAGGTTTCAGAAACATTAGATACTAACAATCGCACCCAAATAACATTGAAATATCAACCTCCCATACGCCCGGTCCGTTTTGGAGATTTAGGGGGGCAGGAACAATGAGCCAACGAATCTTAGAACACCCAGTACTGGGAAAATTGGAGGCAAATAATTATGTTTCGTTTACATTTAATAATAAAGACTATAAAGGGTTGGCAAATGAATCGATTGCTGCAGCACTATTAGCCAATGGGATTCGTACACTTCGCCATCATGAAGAAAGCGGCACACCTCGGGGCATCTATTGCAATATCGGCCATTGCTTCGAGTGCAGGGTAACCGTGAATGGACAACAAGGAGTTCGTGCATGCTTAACACCATTACAAGAAGGTATGATAATCGAAAGTGGTGGAAAGCTCCCCACTCCTGTAAGGGATTGGAGGGCTGAAAATGAATGACGTGATTATTATCGGTTCAGGGCCTGCTGGATTATCAGCTGCTATCACATGTACTAAAAAAGGATTAGATGTAGTGTTAATTGATGAATACCTTAAAGCAGGCGGAAGACTTTTAGGCCAACTATATGAAGAACCAAATGGATCATGGTGGAATGGCATAAACGAGTCAAACCGTTTATACCAACAAGCACAAGATTTAGGGGTTCAAATTCAATTGAGCACACCTGTAAATAATCTGGAAAAAATAAATGATGAATGGGTTGTCTACACAGAAAAAGAAACCCTTTACACGAACCATTTATTACTAGCAACAGGAGCTGCTGAATCCCCTGTGCCTGTGCCAGGATGGACAATACCAGGCGTTATGTCTGTTGGTGCTGCGCAAGTGATGACAAATGTTCATCGCGTAAAGCCTGGCGAACGAGGAGTAATCATCGGAGTGAATGTCCTTTCAGCTGCGATTGCCATGGAATTAAAAATGGCTGAGATAGATGTAGCTTGTCTCGCATTACCATCGTTAAATCAGATGACAGAAAATGCTGCACTACCCAGGGATGTATTGGATTCGCTTCTCCATGTATCCCATATGGCCCCCTCCCCATTTATCCGATATGGCAGCAAAATAATGCAAAATGATTTCATGAAACAATTAGGGATTACTTTCTATCCTAAAAAAGGTGTAAAAATGTGGGATATTCCGATTCAGCTCAGAA
Coding sequences within:
- a CDS encoding sigma-54 interaction domain-containing protein encodes the protein MISIFPGIEEFLDTQFIVLNSSEMTENEIDSIAKSNYPKPVFLVKDNTFYLIKCSYKTSQHLYFPCGIISANENIDYIVEKVAVYEHLIVKDQKGNVLGYVNSVGLSEKLFKAYQHLQAYISTILETIDESCTVIDDNKNVIAWTEGAEQIFSVKQEEIIGKQITDFFSPKRLEILNTLKSGTSVHHSQHKARENQVVMINSNPVYFKEKIIGAVVSETDITSQIKLNRELYYASEKLFHLEKEVNKLTSTEDPFIKIRGNSSVLKKTINKIKKVAATETNILICGESGVGKELFAKAVHTIREGNQAPFVVINCGAIPSALFESEIFGYEKGAFSGADQKGKKGKVELAKGGTLFLDEIGEMPLDMQVKMLRLLQEKKFYPVGGTKEIKVDFRVVAATNRDLGELVKGGKFRQDLYYRLNVVSIEVPPLRERLEDIIELTHYFLHEISIKYNRPIHGISQSVMQALLQHQWPGNIRELKNVVERLVVFSEDGEIKLDDLPFDTDTSQATNGNLVALSAYDNRSLQERLQEFEKDIILKELKKADGNKLLCAKNLQVTRATLYNRLNKLGVKI
- a CDS encoding (2Fe-2S)-binding protein — translated: MTEKEMIVCRCEEVTYKELIETAETYNCSARELKLRTRAGMGYCGGRTCRNMVDKVSETLDTNNRTQITLKYQPPIRPVRFGDLGGQEQ
- a CDS encoding (2Fe-2S)-binding protein, giving the protein MSQRILEHPVLGKLEANNYVSFTFNNKDYKGLANESIAAALLANGIRTLRHHEESGTPRGIYCNIGHCFECRVTVNGQQGVRACLTPLQEGMIIESGGKLPTPVRDWRAENE
- a CDS encoding NAD(P)/FAD-dependent oxidoreductase; protein product: MNDVIIIGSGPAGLSAAITCTKKGLDVVLIDEYLKAGGRLLGQLYEEPNGSWWNGINESNRLYQQAQDLGVQIQLSTPVNNLEKINDEWVVYTEKETLYTNHLLLATGAAESPVPVPGWTIPGVMSVGAAQVMTNVHRVKPGERGVIIGVNVLSAAIAMELKMAEIDVACLALPSLNQMTENAALPRDVLDSLLHVSHMAPSPFIRYGSKIMQNDFMKQLGITFYPKKGVKMWDIPIQLRKAVIEIYGDEQVEGVTLATINKNGEVVAGSEEKITCDFVCIAGGLYPLAELASVAGCPFYLVDELGGYVPIHNERMETTLDGLYVAGNITGIEGAKVAIAQGVTAGLSIARNSGVSGLDEEIRKSIRATKQTRDSAYIQFHPEVKKGKRIVQEQWETYKASREKHETY